The Candidatus Methanoperedens sp. genome has a window encoding:
- a CDS encoding prefoldin subunit beta — protein sequence MSSELPPQIQNQLAQLQQIQQQAQALAAQKNQVEINLKETELALAELEKLDDNAVVYRAIGDLLIKTEREKTKNALVEKKDTLGLRAETITRQEERIQKRFQQLQEQLKQAIGNPAAK from the coding sequence ATGAGTTCAGAATTACCCCCACAAATTCAAAACCAGCTTGCGCAGTTGCAGCAGATACAGCAGCAGGCTCAAGCCCTGGCAGCCCAGAAGAACCAGGTCGAGATCAATTTAAAAGAAACAGAACTGGCTTTAGCAGAACTTGAAAAACTTGATGATAATGCTGTGGTTTACAGGGCAATCGGAGATTTGCTTATTAAGACCGAGCGTGAAAAAACGAAAAATGCCCTCGTTGAGAAAAAAGATACTCTTGGACTGCGTGCAGAGACTATTACACGACAGGAAGAACGCATCCAGAAAAGATTCCAGCAATTACAGGAGCAGCTTAAACAGGCGATCGGTAATCCGGCCGCCAAGTAA
- a CDS encoding 2-isopropylmalate synthase: MVFYTIESLRNKKISIFDTTLRDGEQTPGVSLTFDEKLLIAQQLDKLGVDIIEAGFPMSSEGEKASVRKIVDAGLNLKVCGLARVIKSDIDTCLDCGVDMVHTFVSTSDVQRISTIKKSRDEVYSMAIDAVEYIKDHGAKCMFSAMDATRTDADYLINIYKGVESAHCDIINVPDTVGVIVPSAIYRLIGEIAKNVKIPIDVHCHNDFGLAVANSLSAVEAGASQVQVTINGLGERAGNADLAETVMGLHALYGAKTNIKTKYIVETSHLVERLTEVRMPPTMPIVGDNAFAHESGIHTHGVLVRSDSFEPGVMTPEMVGHKRRIVLGKHAGKHAVKQSLEFAGLHPHDEQLNEIMKRIKDIGDKGKRVTDADLYSIAESIMGNISKSEQAIVLKEVSVMTGNIITPTATVKAIVNGQERLGAHIGVGPVDAALNTVTSILGEYKFKLRDFRIEAISGGSDALAEVLIGVEDEKGRIVSARSTNEDIVMASVEALVAAINQLMRKR, encoded by the coding sequence ATCGTCTTTTACACCATTGAATCGCTAAGGAACAAGAAAATAAGCATTTTTGATACCACGCTGCGTGACGGGGAACAGACACCGGGAGTATCGCTTACATTTGATGAAAAACTTCTCATAGCCCAGCAGCTTGATAAACTCGGTGTGGATATTATTGAAGCTGGTTTCCCGATGTCATCCGAGGGAGAAAAAGCTTCAGTCAGGAAAATTGTGGATGCAGGATTAAACCTCAAGGTATGCGGACTGGCCAGGGTCATAAAATCCGATATCGATACCTGTCTTGATTGCGGCGTAGATATGGTACATACGTTTGTTTCAACTTCTGATGTCCAGAGGATATCAACTATCAAGAAAAGCAGGGATGAAGTCTACAGCATGGCAATTGATGCAGTGGAATATATAAAAGACCACGGGGCAAAATGCATGTTCTCTGCCATGGATGCAACCCGCACGGATGCTGATTATTTAATCAATATTTATAAAGGCGTGGAATCTGCACACTGCGATATAATAAATGTTCCAGATACAGTGGGCGTGATAGTTCCTTCAGCCATATATAGACTGATAGGTGAAATAGCAAAGAACGTCAAAATTCCCATCGATGTGCACTGCCATAATGATTTCGGGCTTGCAGTAGCAAACAGCCTCTCGGCTGTGGAAGCAGGAGCAAGCCAGGTACAGGTCACGATCAATGGCCTTGGCGAGCGGGCAGGAAATGCAGACCTTGCCGAGACTGTGATGGGACTGCATGCATTATATGGAGCAAAGACCAATATCAAAACAAAATATATTGTTGAGACATCCCATCTTGTGGAAAGACTGACCGAAGTGAGGATGCCTCCGACCATGCCTATTGTGGGGGATAATGCTTTTGCCCATGAATCAGGCATACATACTCATGGAGTTCTCGTACGGTCAGATTCTTTTGAGCCTGGCGTCATGACCCCGGAAATGGTGGGACATAAAAGGCGCATCGTGCTCGGGAAGCATGCAGGAAAGCATGCCGTAAAACAATCGCTTGAATTTGCCGGACTGCATCCCCATGATGAGCAATTGAATGAAATAATGAAACGCATCAAGGATATTGGCGATAAGGGCAAACGTGTTACGGATGCTGATCTCTATTCTATTGCAGAATCCATAATGGGTAATATATCAAAGTCTGAGCAGGCTATCGTCCTGAAAGAAGTATCGGTCATGACAGGGAACATTATAACCCCGACAGCGACTGTAAAGGCTATTGTGAACGGACAGGAGCGTCTCGGCGCCCATATCGGTGTCGGGCCTGTGGATGCTGCACTAAACACAGTAACAAGCATCCTTGGTGAGTATAAATTCAAATTGCGCGATTTCAGGATAGAAGCCATTTCAGGCGGATCTGACGCACTTGCAGAGGTTCTCATCGGGGTCGAGGATGAAAAGGGCAGGATCGTTTCAGCACGCTCGACGAATGAGGATATTGTAATGGCATCTGTTGAAGCGCTCGTGGCTGCAATCAACCAGTTGATGAGAAAGAGATGA
- a CDS encoding DEAD/DEAH box helicase: protein MMQLTFNRGTITISGDMRIPHSTWDERSGTFKAMALHYKDIIDYLKNSGIEYTDNVLNLLPCPDFHSNIILRDYQKQALDAWILNGQRGVLVLPTGSGKTVIGMKAIFLLNTPTIVIVPTLDLLDQWRTRLKEEFKIEVGMLGGGEHDIKALTVSTYDSAYIYAEKLGNKFGLIIFDEVHHLPADSFKQIAEMFASPFRMGLTATYEREDGLHMELNRLISGKVFETKVRELEGEYLSPFRIQKIVVELTAEEQKEYDINHGIFADYLRNNNIILRTPLDFQKIVIRTGRDPDARKALLARNKAKDISLNSVSKIEKFSEILKKHKENRLFVFTEHNKLVHIISKEFLIPAITYRTTTRERSYILDRFRSGIYRAVVTSRVLDEGIDVPEADVGVVLSGTGSERAFIQRLGRILRRKEGKEAILYEIVSGETSEINTAKRRNKAIR from the coding sequence ATCATGCAACTTACCTTTAATCGGGGAACAATCACAATTAGCGGGGATATGCGAATCCCGCATTCAACATGGGATGAGCGTTCCGGGACATTCAAAGCAATGGCTTTGCACTATAAAGATATTATTGATTACCTGAAAAATTCAGGGATCGAATATACGGATAATGTCCTTAATCTCTTGCCATGTCCTGATTTTCATAGCAACATTATATTGAGGGATTACCAGAAACAGGCCCTTGATGCATGGATTCTGAATGGCCAGCGGGGGGTGCTTGTATTACCGACAGGAAGCGGTAAAACAGTTATTGGTATGAAGGCTATATTCTTACTGAACACTCCAACAATAGTGATCGTTCCGACCCTTGACCTCCTTGACCAGTGGCGCACCAGGCTGAAGGAGGAGTTTAAAATCGAAGTAGGGATGCTCGGTGGCGGGGAGCATGATATCAAAGCCTTAACTGTTTCTACCTATGACTCTGCTTACATATATGCCGAAAAACTTGGCAATAAGTTTGGTCTTATAATCTTTGATGAAGTCCATCACCTTCCAGCCGACAGCTTTAAACAAATTGCTGAAATGTTTGCTTCACCGTTCAGGATGGGTTTGACTGCTACTTATGAGAGAGAAGACGGACTTCATATGGAGCTTAACAGGCTAATAAGCGGGAAGGTATTTGAGACAAAAGTAAGAGAGCTTGAAGGGGAGTACTTATCACCTTTCAGGATTCAAAAGATTGTTGTTGAACTAACCGCAGAAGAACAAAAAGAGTATGATATAAATCATGGAATTTTCGCGGACTACCTGAGAAACAATAATATCATACTCAGGACTCCATTGGATTTTCAGAAGATTGTAATAAGAACCGGAAGAGATCCTGACGCAAGGAAGGCGCTTCTTGCAAGGAATAAGGCAAAGGATATCTCTTTGAATAGTGTCTCGAAGATAGAAAAATTCTCAGAAATCCTGAAAAAGCATAAAGAAAATAGATTATTCGTTTTCACAGAACATAATAAACTGGTTCACATTATATCAAAGGAATTCCTGATACCAGCCATTACGTACAGGACCACAACCAGGGAAAGGAGCTACATTCTGGACAGGTTCAGATCAGGAATATATAGAGCGGTTGTTACATCGAGAGTTCTTGACGAGGGAATAGATGTTCCCGAAGCTGATGTTGGCGTTGTCTTGAGTGGAACAGGCAGTGAAAGGGCTTTCATACAGCGGCTGGGAAGGATACTCAGAAGAAAAGAGGGGAAGGAAGCTATCCTTTATGAAATTGTATCCGGTGAAACAAGTGAAATTAACACGGCAAAACGGAGAAATAAAGCTATAAGGTAA
- a CDS encoding DUF790 family protein, with protein MLTNDLLVTKIHKGKIEPVYATLDQKNLEISRSVINLFQEHIGKTYGELIGEIEGFEEIDYRLIRGLTQILERRCIIGMDSPIEPITARRIVFEECNGAVTDIKERKEIIERVARKLSIETNGLEKALWADMEENLVIKEFKTITPENLLRQYNLSLTQTLLFKAWSMEIQIEGNYQDVFWKIKKLGLMYLIQDGKIIIDGPVSIFKMTERYGTALAKLLPVIMKCSKWSLKASILKKTMQGKKVYDFTLDNTRQIFNIEASDIETFDSAIEKEFSLLNFNEWSCKREPELIKAGQYAFIPDFSLERNGTRIFVEIIGFWTPEYLRNKIQKINLLTEKDKLILLVNNNLACSGSEFKVDNLIFYDRKIPYLEILKILRRYEEKQLTEEVGKLKNIEIVLKESIIDLNEIARKYDVGLNALKTVIQQQQKINGYLLIGDQLVDNQTVKTVQSELNGIKKHSEAIIIFEKYGIKSQQMLDVLGYKVKWVGLDPENAEILKA; from the coding sequence ATGCTCACCAATGACCTTCTTGTTACAAAAATCCACAAAGGAAAAATAGAGCCTGTTTACGCCACGCTTGACCAGAAGAACCTGGAGATATCAAGATCGGTTATTAACCTGTTCCAGGAACATATCGGAAAAACATACGGGGAACTTATTGGGGAAATCGAAGGTTTTGAGGAGATAGATTACCGCTTAATCCGTGGACTAACTCAAATCCTTGAGAGAAGATGCATCATTGGGATGGATTCGCCCATAGAACCGATCACTGCAAGACGAATTGTTTTTGAGGAATGCAATGGCGCAGTTACTGATATTAAGGAACGAAAAGAGATTATTGAAAGGGTCGCCAGGAAGCTGTCTATTGAAACAAATGGTCTTGAAAAGGCCCTGTGGGCAGATATGGAAGAGAATCTCGTAATAAAGGAATTCAAGACAATAACGCCTGAAAACCTGCTCAGACAATATAATCTATCCCTGACGCAAACACTTCTTTTTAAAGCATGGAGTATGGAAATCCAGATAGAAGGGAATTACCAGGATGTCTTCTGGAAGATTAAGAAACTTGGATTAATGTATCTCATTCAGGATGGAAAAATAATCATCGATGGTCCTGTTAGCATTTTCAAAATGACTGAAAGGTATGGCACAGCTCTGGCAAAGTTGCTGCCAGTTATCATGAAATGCAGCAAATGGAGTTTAAAGGCAAGTATCCTGAAAAAAACAATGCAGGGAAAAAAGGTTTATGATTTTACCCTGGATAATACCAGACAGATTTTCAATATTGAAGCATCTGATATCGAGACTTTTGATAGTGCTATTGAAAAGGAGTTCTCATTACTGAACTTCAATGAATGGTCATGTAAGAGAGAACCGGAATTGATTAAAGCAGGCCAGTATGCCTTTATTCCTGATTTTTCCCTTGAGAGGAACGGTACCCGGATATTCGTTGAAATCATTGGGTTCTGGACACCTGAATATCTCAGGAATAAGATCCAGAAGATAAACCTGTTGACAGAAAAAGATAAACTGATACTCCTGGTGAATAATAATCTTGCTTGCTCAGGTTCTGAATTCAAAGTTGATAACCTGATCTTCTATGATAGGAAAATACCATATCTGGAAATATTGAAAATCTTGAGAAGATATGAGGAGAAACAGCTTACTGAAGAAGTTGGAAAGCTTAAAAACATTGAAATTGTTTTGAAGGAGAGTATTATTGATCTTAATGAAATAGCAAGAAAATATGATGTCGGCCTGAATGCCTTAAAGACCGTGATACAGCAACAGCAGAAGATCAACGGATATTTGCTCATCGGAGACCAGCTTGTAGATAATCAAACTGTTAAAACAGTTCAGAGCGAACTGAATGGCATTAAAAAACACAGTGAGGCCATCATAATTTTCGAGAAATACGGAATAAAAAGCCAGCAGATGCTTGATGTTCTCGGTTACAAAGTTAAATGGGTCGGGCTTGATCCTGAAAATGCAGAAATATTGAAGGCATAA
- a CDS encoding DUF2683 domain-containing protein, translating into MVQAIININEHTNRILNIVKAKYDLNDKSAAIDLMAMQYEEEILDPELKPAYIEKAKKIHQQKAVDVGTVENLRDRLDL; encoded by the coding sequence ATGGTTCAGGCCATAATAAACATTAATGAACATACCAACAGGATATTGAATATTGTAAAAGCCAAATACGACTTGAATGATAAGAGTGCTGCCATAGACCTTATGGCAATGCAATATGAAGAAGAAATACTCGATCCAGAGTTAAAACCGGCGTATATAGAAAAGGCGAAGAAAATACATCAGCAAAAGGCTGTCGATGTGGGAACGGTTGAAAATTTGAGGGATCGATTAGACCTTTGA
- a CDS encoding ParA family protein — protein MNMISQVREDLNPGLKVGAVLLIMYDERTNLTKDIKEKVREVLGDIVLNTTIPRRVKLAEAPNHKQTILTMLLIQQGQGIHGSLK, from the coding sequence ATGAACATGATCTCGCAGGTCAGAGAAGATCTGAATCCAGGCCTGAAAGTGGGCGCTGTTCTTCTGATTATGTATGATGAAAGGACAAACCTTACAAAGGATATCAAAGAAAAGGTACGGGAAGTACTCGGTGATATCGTCCTGAATACGACCATTCCTCGAAGAGTAAAGCTGGCAGAAGCACCGAATCATAAGCAGACGATTTTGACTATGCTCTTGATTCAGCAGGGTCAGGGCATACATGGCTCTCTCAAATGA
- a CDS encoding bifunctional oligoribonuclease/PAP phosphatase NrnA: MELDESEFYNQLLDYNNILYLCHRNADPDALGSAFALKEAIGGTIGVVEGCDRVASQIAGQLNIEYELSPKGDYDFVVVVDTSTPAQLNGFPLKSYAVIDHHSTSSLSENSDFYLHRNKSSTAEIVFEVLKKMDAPIMRRTAFALLSGIITDTGNFRHASSDSFKAVAELMDISGIEYNEVIDLLSSVPQDVSMRIAFLKAAQRSVIERVDDWIIVSSHVNSFGGAAASSLVSIGADVAFVGAKRDDVVKVSGRARREIQNAGINLAKLMEDISARFNGTGGGHEGAAGMDASGDVETILASCVGYARNSITKKESSGSLKGSFRTNETIGVNGRAGL; the protein is encoded by the coding sequence ATGGAGTTAGACGAATCTGAATTCTATAATCAACTGCTGGACTACAACAACATTCTTTATTTATGTCACAGGAACGCGGATCCTGATGCATTAGGAAGCGCATTTGCGCTAAAAGAAGCAATCGGGGGAACGATTGGAGTTGTTGAGGGATGCGACAGGGTTGCCTCCCAGATCGCCGGCCAATTGAATATAGAATATGAACTTTCGCCAAAGGGGGATTATGACTTCGTGGTTGTTGTGGATACATCCACACCTGCCCAGCTGAATGGGTTTCCATTAAAATCTTATGCTGTTATTGACCATCATTCGACCTCCTCACTTTCTGAGAATTCAGATTTTTATCTTCACCGCAATAAAAGTTCAACAGCCGAGATCGTTTTTGAAGTCTTAAAAAAAATGGACGCACCCATTATGCGGCGAACTGCTTTTGCACTGCTGTCAGGCATTATCACGGATACAGGCAACTTCAGGCATGCATCATCAGATTCATTCAAAGCCGTAGCTGAACTTATGGATATCAGCGGTATAGAGTACAACGAAGTTATTGATCTTTTATCTTCAGTTCCGCAGGATGTCTCAATGAGAATTGCCTTTTTAAAAGCAGCCCAGCGCTCGGTCATAGAACGGGTGGATGACTGGATAATCGTTTCATCTCATGTGAATTCTTTCGGGGGCGCAGCAGCATCAAGCCTTGTCTCAATAGGCGCAGATGTTGCATTTGTTGGCGCAAAAAGGGATGATGTTGTCAAAGTGAGCGGCAGGGCAAGAAGGGAAATACAGAACGCAGGCATAAACCTTGCAAAATTGATGGAAGATATCAGCGCCAGATTCAATGGTACCGGAGGCGGTCATGAAGGCGCAGCAGGAATGGATGCATCGGGGGATGTAGAAACTATCCTTGCTTCCTGTGTTGGATATGCCAGAAATTCAATTACAAAGAAAGAGAGCAGTGGAAGTTTAAAGGGAAGTTTCAGGACCAATGAAACAATCGGGGTAAATGGCCGTGCAGGATTGTAA
- a CDS encoding AbrB/MazE/SpoVT family DNA-binding domain-containing protein produces the protein METITMSAKGQIVIPANIRKKYRLEKGEKLIIVEEDGYIKILPPTDLRTLCGSWSDLDLKSVRKQIEDMRKEDRY, from the coding sequence ATGGAAACTATAACCATGAGCGCAAAGGGACAGATAGTGATACCTGCGAATATCAGGAAGAAGTACAGGCTTGAGAAAGGTGAAAAGCTCATCATTGTCGAGGAGGATGGTTATATTAAAATTTTGCCTCCCACAGACCTTAGAACGCTTTGCGGATCATGGTCTGATCTTGACCTTAAATCTGTGAGGAAGCAAATTGAAGATATGCGTAAAGAAGATAGGTATTAG
- a CDS encoding type II toxin-antitoxin system VapC family toxin, producing the protein MNTILIDTIYVAGLLMDDSYFELAQSIHNKKITGLASVITITELIKIRGMKENERMNSDLDKLVTSNLIFVDVGRAIAKRAGELRLKYDIPTVDSLIAATGIVENVKHILTDDDHFDSVKNLIKPIDLKTALKLIK; encoded by the coding sequence ATGAATACGATCTTGATCGATACGATATATGTGGCCGGCTTGCTCATGGATGATTCATATTTTGAACTTGCACAATCCATACATAATAAAAAAATAACCGGACTTGCTTCAGTGATCACCATAACAGAACTTATCAAGATACGCGGCATGAAAGAGAATGAACGGATGAATAGTGATCTTGACAAATTGGTGACCTCCAATCTTATTTTTGTGGATGTGGGTCGAGCAATTGCCAAACGTGCCGGAGAACTACGCCTGAAATATGATATACCAACAGTTGATTCGCTCATCGCAGCGACCGGAATAGTTGAGAATGTCAAACATATCCTGACAGACGATGACCATTTTGATTCTGTAAAGAATCTTATAAAACCAATTGACCTGAAAACTGCATTAAAACTTATCAAATAA